The following proteins are encoded in a genomic region of Myxosarcina sp. GI1:
- a CDS encoding nitrate ABC transporter ATP-binding protein (This model describes the ATP binding subunits of ATP-binding cassette (ABC) transporters for nitrate transport, or for bicarbonate transport, in bacteria and archaea.): MSVFVAVDRLEKVFPLSGGGEYIALKGIDLQIKKGEFISLIGHSGCGKSTLLNTIAGLDLPTDGIVTLEGQKIKEPGPDRMVVFQNYSLLPWLTVRQNIALAVDEVMGNAAKAERRSVVEEHINLVGLRHAVDKYPNQLSGGMKQRVAIARALAIRPKLLLLDEPFGALDALTRGNLQEQLMRICEQYHVTSVMVTHDVDEAVLLSDRIVMLTNGPASKIGGILEVDIPRPRKRMEVVNHPSYYSLRSEIIYFLNQQKRIKKIRAKKTAVVARHGLEKVNLEIGFVPLTACAPLAIAKEKGFFSKHGLDEISLARETSWRGIVDGIIGGYLDAAQMPAGMPTWLTAGGNQDRPLPIVTALTMTRNGNGITLAQKFYERGIITAAKYKQKLLALDGEKHTLGMVHPSSMHNILLRYWLAAGGIDPDKDVELKTIPPAQMVADLKAGTIDGYCVGEPWNLRAAMEGHGFTVATDMEIWQGHPGKVLGVREDWANRYPNTHVALVKALLEAGHYCADEANHQEIREILASRQYLATKEEYIQLGTPTNYSCNLDEHVEYAHHMFFGDGLNRPSRTEHLWMMTQMARWGHIPFPRNWVEILERVCRVSTFSTATRELELGDLKYRRSPIKLFDGVVFDAEDPIGYLNHLDIERNFTIAEVHFESPTPIAA; this comes from the coding sequence ATGAGCGTATTTGTTGCAGTAGATCGACTTGAAAAAGTTTTTCCTCTCAGCGGGGGCGGTGAATATATTGCCCTCAAAGGTATCGACTTACAAATTAAAAAAGGTGAATTTATTTCTTTAATCGGTCACTCTGGTTGTGGTAAATCGACGCTGTTAAACACGATTGCGGGGTTAGATTTACCTACCGACGGGATAGTCACTCTAGAAGGACAGAAAATTAAAGAACCAGGACCCGATCGCATGGTAGTGTTTCAAAACTACTCTTTGCTACCCTGGTTGACAGTGCGGCAAAATATTGCCCTGGCTGTAGATGAGGTAATGGGCAATGCCGCCAAAGCCGAACGCAGATCGGTAGTAGAAGAACATATTAATTTGGTAGGGTTGCGTCATGCAGTCGATAAATACCCCAATCAGCTATCGGGAGGAATGAAACAAAGGGTGGCGATCGCCCGTGCCTTGGCAATTCGTCCCAAACTCCTCCTCTTAGACGAACCTTTTGGGGCGTTAGATGCCTTGACTCGTGGTAATTTGCAGGAGCAATTGATGCGAATATGCGAACAGTATCACGTTACTTCGGTGATGGTAACTCACGATGTCGATGAAGCAGTGTTATTGAGTGATCGAATAGTGATGCTTACCAATGGTCCCGCATCCAAAATTGGCGGCATTTTAGAGGTAGATATACCCCGTCCCCGCAAGCGCATGGAAGTTGTCAACCATCCCAGTTACTACAGCTTACGCAGCGAAATTATCTACTTCCTCAACCAGCAAAAGCGGATTAAAAAAATACGAGCAAAGAAAACTGCTGTAGTTGCCCGTCATGGTTTGGAAAAAGTAAATTTAGAAATTGGCTTCGTTCCCCTAACCGCTTGTGCCCCATTAGCTATCGCCAAGGAAAAGGGCTTTTTTAGCAAACACGGTTTGGATGAAATTAGTCTCGCCAGAGAAACTAGTTGGCGCGGTATTGTCGATGGTATTATCGGAGGCTATCTCGATGCGGCACAGATGCCCGCAGGGATGCCTACTTGGTTGACCGCAGGAGGAAACCAGGATCGTCCTTTACCCATCGTTACTGCTTTGACCATGACTCGTAATGGTAACGGTATTACTCTGGCACAGAAATTTTACGAGCGAGGGATAATTACTGCTGCCAAATACAAACAAAAGCTACTTGCCCTGGATGGCGAAAAGCATACCCTGGGAATGGTACATCCCTCCTCAATGCACAACATTTTATTGCGCTACTGGTTGGCAGCAGGAGGCATCGATCCCGATAAAGATGTAGAACTCAAAACTATTCCCCCCGCCCAAATGGTAGCCGACCTTAAAGCAGGAACTATTGACGGTTATTGTGTGGGTGAACCTTGGAATCTCCGCGCCGCGATGGAAGGACACGGTTTTACCGTCGCTACCGATATGGAAATTTGGCAGGGGCATCCAGGTAAAGTTTTGGGAGTTAGAGAAGATTGGGCAAATCGCTATCCCAACACTCATGTTGCTCTGGTAAAAGCCCTGTTAGAAGCTGGTCATTATTGTGCTGATGAAGCCAATCATCAAGAAATTAGAGAGATTTTGGCTAGTCGTCAGTATTTAGCTACCAAAGAAGAATATATTCAACTAGGTACGCCGACAAACTATAGCTGTAATTTAGACGAACATGTTGAATACGCCCACCACATGTTCTTTGGCGATGGTTTAAACCGTCCCAGTCGCACCGAACATCTTTGGATGATGACCCAGATGGCGCGTTGGGGACATATTCCCTTCCCCCGTAACTGGGTAGAAATTCTCGAACGTGTTTGTCGGGTAAGTACTTTTAGTACCGCTACCAGGGAACTGGAATTGGGAGATCTTAAATATCGTCGCAGTCCTATTAAGCTATTCGACGGCGTTGTTTTTGATGCCGAAGATCCTATCGGTTATCTCAATCACTTGGATATCGAACGCAACTTCACTATTGCTGAAGTGCATTTTGAATCTCCAACGCCTATTGCTGCGTAA
- a CDS encoding nitrate ABC transporter ATP-binding protein (This model describes the ATP binding subunits of ATP-binding cassette (ABC) transporters for nitrate transport, or for bicarbonate transport, in bacteria and archaea.) → MQASNRKLVELQFQRSTQNSSFVEIKNVSKVYPTLTGSYTVLENVNLTVDEGEFICVIGHSGCGKSTLLNMVSGFTRPTTGMVTVAGKTITEPGPDRMVVFQNYALLPWLSVFDNVYLAVDSVHQKKSEREKRAIVREHLNMVGLSEAAEKKPTQISGGMKQRVSIARALAIRPEVLILDEPFGALDAITKEELQEELLKIWNEHRCTVLMITHDIDEALFLADRLVMMTNGPAAGIGEILKIDFPRPRDRDRIMEQPEYYDLRNYALDFLYNRFAHDEDAA, encoded by the coding sequence ATGCAAGCTTCTAACAGAAAATTAGTAGAATTACAGTTTCAACGTTCGACGCAAAATTCTTCCTTTGTTGAAATTAAAAACGTCTCCAAAGTTTATCCTACTCTTACTGGTTCTTACACCGTTTTAGAAAACGTTAATTTGACAGTAGATGAAGGGGAATTTATTTGCGTTATCGGTCACTCTGGTTGTGGTAAGTCTACCCTTTTGAATATGGTTTCTGGTTTTACCCGACCGACTACAGGCATGGTAACGGTGGCGGGAAAAACCATTACCGAACCAGGACCCGATCGCATGGTAGTATTTCAAAACTATGCCTTATTACCCTGGCTATCGGTGTTTGATAATGTTTATCTGGCGGTAGATTCGGTTCATCAGAAAAAATCCGAACGAGAAAAGCGTGCCATCGTTCGCGAACATCTCAATATGGTAGGCTTGAGCGAAGCAGCAGAGAAAAAACCCACCCAAATTTCTGGGGGGATGAAACAACGGGTTTCTATTGCCCGTGCCCTGGCTATTCGTCCCGAAGTTTTAATCTTAGACGAACCCTTTGGGGCATTGGATGCGATTACTAAAGAAGAACTACAGGAAGAACTGCTCAAAATTTGGAACGAACATCGCTGTACGGTGTTGATGATTACTCACGATATCGATGAGGCTTTGTTTCTAGCAGACCGTTTGGTAATGATGACTAATGGTCCTGCTGCTGGTATTGGCGAAATTCTCAAGATCGATTTTCCCCGTCCTAGAGATCGCGATCGCATTATGGAACAGCCCGAATATTACGACCTGCGTAATTATGCCCTGGATTTTCTTTACAATCGCTTTGCTCACGACGAAGATGCTGCTTGA
- a CDS encoding ABC transporter substrate-binding protein — protein sequence MRKSLGCSLKKCCIYLAIACCLIVISCSNNLKSTQTSAVETADQIPTLNIWWEKGFNLEEDEALQTVVDDWEKLTGNQVNLSFFTASELATKVKRAVRANNTPCLMMSQTADRTLYPRLAWQGKLEDVSDIIEPVRDSYSENILKAATYYNSTLDRTSYYGVPVHQSTIFIFYWQQLLASVGLYQQNLPQDWDDFWQFWQQAQLKLKTRQDRTIYGLGLTFANRGTEDLYFFFEHILEAFNVTLINSQGELLVNRPKVRQGIIKALDWYTQLYKQGFVPPDTVNWLNTDNNLNLLNRIVLMTPNVTLSIPAAIRQDSDTYYNKLRISEFPHKPNGEPMRYIISVRQAVIFRNSPHVSLAKEFLQYLIQPEITAKYLQNSGNRNQPVQKQVWANPLWQQTSDPYLATATKILNQSPTRLFYVVDNPAYSQVLEENIWGKALNRIIIANISPQQAADEAIARIEQIFQEWK from the coding sequence ATGAGGAAATCGTTGGGTTGTAGTTTGAAAAAGTGCTGCATTTATCTGGCGATCGCTTGTTGCTTAATAGTTATTTCCTGTTCTAATAACTTAAAATCAACACAAACTTCTGCTGTAGAAACGGCTGACCAAATCCCTACTCTAAATATCTGGTGGGAAAAAGGTTTTAATTTGGAGGAAGATGAAGCGTTACAAACTGTTGTAGATGATTGGGAAAAGTTAACTGGCAACCAAGTTAATCTGTCTTTTTTTACAGCTAGCGAATTAGCCACAAAAGTTAAAAGAGCGGTTCGAGCGAATAACACCCCATGCTTGATGATGAGTCAAACAGCAGATCGAACTTTATATCCTCGTTTGGCATGGCAGGGAAAACTAGAAGATGTCTCAGATATTATCGAGCCAGTTAGAGATTCTTATTCAGAAAATATTTTAAAGGCAGCTACTTACTACAATAGCACCTTAGATCGGACTAGTTATTATGGCGTACCCGTCCATCAAAGTACGATATTTATTTTTTACTGGCAACAGTTATTAGCTTCAGTTGGTTTATACCAGCAAAATCTGCCTCAAGATTGGGATGATTTCTGGCAATTTTGGCAACAAGCACAATTAAAGTTAAAAACGCGACAAGATCGAACCATTTATGGATTGGGGTTGACTTTTGCCAACAGAGGGACTGAAGATCTTTACTTCTTTTTCGAGCATATTTTAGAAGCCTTTAATGTTACTCTGATTAATTCACAAGGAGAACTCTTAGTAAATCGCCCTAAAGTACGTCAGGGAATTATAAAAGCGTTAGACTGGTACACCCAACTATACAAACAGGGGTTTGTTCCCCCAGATACGGTCAATTGGTTGAATACCGACAATAATCTCAATCTACTCAACCGAATCGTACTAATGACTCCCAACGTCACTCTTTCCATACCTGCTGCAATTCGCCAGGATTCAGACACTTACTACAATAAATTGAGAATTTCAGAATTTCCCCACAAACCCAACGGCGAACCAATGCGCTATATCATTAGCGTCCGTCAGGCAGTTATTTTTCGCAATTCTCCTCATGTATCTCTAGCTAAAGAGTTTTTGCAATATCTGATTCAGCCTGAGATTACAGCCAAATATCTTCAAAATTCGGGTAATCGAAATCAACCAGTACAAAAACAAGTTTGGGCAAATCCTCTCTGGCAGCAAACTAGCGATCCTTATCTAGCTACTGCAACTAAAATTTTAAACCAAAGTCCGACTCGCTTATTTTACGTCGTCGATAATCCCGCTTATAGCCAGGTGCTGGAAGAAAACATCTGGGGCAAAGCTTTAAATCGAATAATTATTGCTAATATATCTCCCCAACAAGCTGCTGATGAAGCTATTGCTAGAATCGAACAAATTTTTCAAGAATGGAAATAG
- a CDS encoding VOC family protein codes for MNITYKGTRLLVCDYQACLDFYQKILEFDLIYEGDTREEADLRLGNTMLNLIKRQSMAKIIGSRSESLPVERQDNLALIFTTPNLEDTCSSLKEKGVSFETQPMYRPDWGIKTIYLRDPDRNLIGIYELTG; via the coding sequence ATGAATATTACCTACAAAGGAACCAGGCTACTAGTTTGTGATTATCAGGCTTGTCTCGATTTCTATCAAAAAATACTGGAATTTGACTTAATTTACGAAGGCGATACTAGAGAAGAAGCCGATTTAAGGCTGGGAAATACGATGCTAAACTTAATTAAACGTCAGTCAATGGCAAAAATTATTGGTTCTCGCTCGGAATCTTTACCTGTAGAGCGGCAAGATAATTTAGCCTTAATTTTTACTACGCCCAATCTCGAAGACACTTGCAGCAGCCTCAAAGAAAAAGGCGTGAGTTTTGAAACTCAACCCATGTATCGTCCTGACTGGGGAATTAAAACAATTTACCTACGCGATCCCGACCGCAATTTAATCGGTATTTACGAACTAACTGGCTAA
- a CDS encoding Mo-dependent nitrogenase C-terminal domain-containing protein yields MTAPIQNFHQKSINLWQPLQKWLEGLEIQEAQTARRIVKLIPSQCPFARDVRVFGRVIFRIPALCKLNPLYEQLMGLRFRALCFLADTCGEDITPYCW; encoded by the coding sequence ATGACAGCTCCAATTCAAAATTTTCACCAGAAATCTATAAATCTTTGGCAACCACTTCAAAAGTGGCTTGAAGGCTTAGAAATACAAGAAGCACAAACAGCACGACGCATTGTTAAATTAATTCCCAGTCAATGCCCCTTTGCCAGAGACGTACGGGTTTTCGGTAGAGTTATTTTTCGGATTCCAGCTTTGTGCAAATTAAATCCTTTATACGAGCAATTGATGGGATTGCGGTTTCGCGCACTCTGCTTTCTTGCCGACACCTGCGGAGAAGATATTACGCCTTATTGCTGGTAA
- a CDS encoding response regulator: protein MKLPQLSLTTKIANYFLLLALITVGVVGGVAYFRARKALQQAAFDRLSVAATLKEEEITRWFEDQQRDFLLFTQMPDVAANLNVLLDSNSETEKKTAYEVLTRYLKQVKQIKPSLREVFVLDRSNKIVLSTDKQREGNYEILANITYVEKVETGTDFAPIFYVSPITRKPAITLAKPLKDRQGMILVDLDLERIDRIVREKTGLGTSGEAYLVGSLISKNSFIAGKSSEPISTLSGGISSAGIDAAMSGMSGYGLYRNYQKSSVLGVYRWLNEQDIALLVEIDQAEAFYPARQLASAIILVGLISVLGLLVGVNWLSHQLNLSRQELERSSRQLQIKAREAESANRAKSLFLANMSHELRTPLNAILGFSQLLARDNTTISATQKEYLDIINRSGEHLLNLINDILEMSKIEAGKTTLNLETFDLHLLLQTIRDMFQIRAAAKQLWFEFVLAPNLPQYVISDPRKLRQLLINLLSNAVKFTESGGVTLLATVGNFDQTKLISKQAKLCFEISDTGTGIASKELDSLFNPFVQTLSGSQAEEGTGLGLAICRQFVELMGGKIWVESTLGAGSTFGFALIVQPVEPPQQENAYERVKKIAPGQTQYRIAVVDDKQTNRQVLVELLQSVGFEVRTASNGVEAIELWQQWQPHFIWMDMRMPVMDGYKATEQIRKANGKEVTIVAITASAFEEQKGKVLQAGCDDFVRKPFSERVIFDKLTQYLGVKFVYESDEVIVSRTEPANESVDVDELKTLPAELLRELHQAAIAVDAEQITQLIESIPASHQHIAQAITAMTRNYDFDEIVNLTKASSNS, encoded by the coding sequence ATGAAGTTACCGCAGTTATCCCTTACAACCAAGATCGCCAATTATTTTTTGCTGTTGGCGTTGATAACTGTAGGAGTAGTAGGGGGAGTGGCATATTTTCGAGCTAGAAAAGCTCTACAGCAGGCTGCATTCGATCGCCTCAGTGTAGCTGCAACTTTAAAAGAAGAAGAAATTACTCGCTGGTTTGAAGACCAACAGCGCGATTTTCTACTTTTTACCCAAATGCCAGATGTTGCAGCCAATCTCAATGTACTGCTCGATTCGAATAGCGAAACAGAAAAAAAAACCGCATATGAGGTACTGACTCGCTACTTAAAACAAGTAAAACAAATCAAACCTAGCCTAAGAGAAGTATTTGTTCTCGATCGCAGCAACAAAATCGTACTTTCAACCGATAAACAGCGCGAGGGAAACTATGAAATTCTCGCCAATATTACCTATGTTGAAAAAGTCGAGACGGGAACTGACTTTGCGCCCATATTTTATGTTTCCCCAATAACCAGAAAACCAGCTATTACCTTAGCCAAACCTTTAAAAGATCGTCAGGGAATGATTTTAGTAGATCTAGATCTCGAACGTATAGATCGCATTGTGCGCGAAAAAACTGGTTTGGGAACGAGTGGTGAAGCTTATTTAGTTGGTTCTTTGATTAGTAAAAACTCTTTTATTGCTGGAAAATCTTCTGAGCCTATATCGACTTTGTCAGGCGGTATTAGCAGTGCTGGTATTGATGCGGCCATGAGTGGCATGAGCGGTTATGGACTCTATCGCAACTATCAAAAATCTTCAGTATTAGGAGTTTATCGCTGGCTTAACGAACAGGATATCGCTTTGCTAGTTGAAATCGATCAGGCAGAAGCCTTCTATCCCGCACGTCAGCTTGCTAGCGCGATTATTCTGGTAGGACTGATATCTGTATTGGGACTGCTAGTAGGAGTCAATTGGCTATCGCACCAGCTAAATCTTTCCCGTCAGGAGTTAGAAAGATCGAGTCGGCAATTACAAATTAAAGCCAGAGAAGCAGAATCTGCCAATCGGGCTAAGAGTCTATTTTTGGCTAATATGAGTCATGAGTTGCGAACACCCCTCAACGCAATTCTGGGTTTTTCTCAACTGTTAGCAAGAGACAATACTACTATCTCTGCTACGCAAAAAGAATATTTAGATATTATCAATCGTAGTGGCGAACATTTACTAAATCTGATTAATGACATTTTGGAAATGTCTAAGATTGAAGCGGGAAAAACTACCCTGAATCTCGAAACCTTCGATCTGCATCTACTTTTGCAAACTATTCGCGATATGTTTCAAATTAGAGCCGCCGCCAAGCAGCTTTGGTTTGAATTTGTCCTCGCACCCAATCTACCACAGTATGTAATTAGCGATCCGCGCAAACTACGCCAACTATTAATCAATCTTTTGAGTAATGCCGTTAAATTTACTGAATCTGGAGGAGTAACACTTTTGGCTACTGTTGGCAATTTTGACCAGACTAAACTAATAAGCAAGCAAGCCAAACTCTGCTTTGAAATATCGGATACGGGAACGGGAATTGCCTCCAAAGAATTAGACAGTTTATTCAATCCCTTCGTACAAACTCTCAGCGGCTCTCAAGCAGAAGAAGGTACGGGTTTGGGATTGGCAATTTGTCGTCAATTCGTTGAATTGATGGGTGGTAAAATTTGGGTTGAAAGTACTTTAGGAGCGGGTTCTACTTTTGGTTTCGCTCTGATAGTACAGCCAGTAGAGCCTCCCCAACAAGAAAATGCCTATGAGCGTGTGAAAAAAATCGCACCAGGACAAACCCAATATCGCATTGCCGTAGTAGACGACAAACAAACCAATCGCCAGGTACTGGTTGAGTTATTACAGTCAGTGGGGTTTGAAGTGCGCACTGCTAGTAATGGTGTTGAAGCGATCGAGCTATGGCAACAGTGGCAGCCTCATTTTATTTGGATGGATATGCGAATGCCAGTTATGGATGGCTACAAAGCTACGGAGCAAATTAGAAAAGCTAATGGTAAAGAAGTAACAATTGTAGCTATTACTGCTTCTGCCTTTGAAGAACAAAAAGGCAAAGTATTACAGGCTGGATGCGATGATTTTGTCCGCAAACCATTTTCCGAACGAGTTATTTTTGATAAATTGACGCAGTATTTAGGCGTAAAATTCGTTTATGAATCTGATGAAGTTATCGTTTCGAGGACGGAACCCGCAAACGAATCGGTCGATGTTGACGAACTCAAAACCTTACCAGCAGAATTATTAAGAGAGCTACATCAAGCTGCGATCGCTGTAGATGCCGAACAAATTACACAGTTAATCGAATCTATTCCAGCCAGTCATCAGCATATTGCCCAGGCGATTACCGCCATGACGCGCAACTATGACTTTGATGAGATTGTTAACTTAACTAAAGCCTCCTCTAATTCTTAA
- a CDS encoding spore photoproduct lyase family protein, protein MVVSQSSKASSKTHLWLPEQVLITPAAREEAWGQQILERVRKFNLPVTELKSNRITGLRGENERETYSVAKRTLAIVNAPPSQLKLKPIPPSADWQFHLAQGCPAHCQYCYLAGSLSGPPVVKVYANLPQILANLSNYERQNRETSFEVSCYTDPLGIEHLTGSLAECIRYFGTRKRATLRWVSKFDAVDELLDLPHNNRTRCRFSINAAPVNRYLEGGTASVDERLQALRRLALPKERGGGGYRVGLVIAPIMAIDNWQHHYTELCDRLSKALDFDCDLTFELITHRFTPKSKEVLQSWYPNSKLNLNESERSQKRNKFGGVKYVYEKETMEQLRSFIAEQITTRFPQAKILYWT, encoded by the coding sequence ATGGTAGTCAGTCAATCTTCAAAAGCTAGTTCTAAAACTCACCTGTGGTTGCCAGAACAAGTATTAATTACTCCTGCGGCAAGAGAAGAAGCCTGGGGACAACAGATTTTAGAGCGGGTACGAAAGTTTAATCTGCCAGTAACGGAGTTAAAATCCAATCGTATAACTGGTTTGCGGGGTGAAAACGAACGGGAAACCTATAGCGTTGCCAAACGTACTTTGGCTATAGTCAACGCACCTCCCAGTCAACTCAAACTAAAGCCTATTCCTCCTTCTGCCGACTGGCAGTTTCACTTAGCACAGGGTTGCCCCGCACACTGTCAGTATTGTTACTTAGCAGGAAGTCTTTCAGGTCCTCCCGTAGTGAAAGTTTATGCCAATTTGCCGCAAATTTTGGCTAATTTGAGTAATTACGAACGACAAAATCGAGAAACCAGTTTTGAAGTTAGTTGCTATACCGATCCTTTGGGGATCGAACATCTTACTGGTAGTTTAGCCGAATGTATCCGCTATTTTGGCACTCGCAAACGTGCCACACTACGCTGGGTGTCTAAATTTGATGCCGTAGACGAATTATTAGATTTACCGCATAACAATCGTACTCGTTGCCGCTTTAGTATTAATGCTGCTCCTGTAAATCGCTATCTTGAAGGCGGTACGGCTAGTGTTGACGAGCGGTTGCAAGCACTACGCAGGTTGGCTTTACCTAAAGAACGCGGTGGTGGCGGCTATCGGGTAGGTTTGGTTATCGCACCAATTATGGCGATCGACAATTGGCAGCATCATTATACAGAGTTATGCGATCGCCTGAGTAAAGCTTTAGATTTTGATTGCGATTTAACTTTTGAATTAATTACTCACCGTTTCACTCCCAAATCAAAAGAGGTGTTGCAAAGCTGGTATCCTAACAGCAAATTGAATTTAAACGAGTCCGAACGCAGCCAGAAACGCAACAAGTTTGGTGGAGTAAAATACGTTTACGAAAAAGAAACGATGGAACAGTTACGCAGCTTTATCGCAGAGCAAATTACTACTAGATTTCCTCAAGCAAAAATTCTTTATTGGACGTAG